The Candidatus Thermoplasmatota archaeon genome segment ACGCGCGCGTTTGCCGTGAAGCATCCGCATGCGTTTGCGGACCTTCTCGCGTACTTCTCCGACGTCGTCGCCCGGTTCCTCGTCGAGCAGCACCGCGCCGGCGCGCAGGCCGTGCAGCTCTTCGACAGCTGGGCGGGCGTGCTCAACGAGCGCACCTACCGCGAGCACGTGCTGCCGCACACGGCCCCGATTTTTATGACCCTAAAGGAGGAAGCCTGCCCAACGATCCACTTTGGCACCGGCAACCCCGCGCTGCACCGCGCGATGCGCGAGGCCGGCGGCGACTGCGTCTCCGTCGACTGGCGCACGGGGCTCGACGAGGCCTGGAGCGCGATCGGGCACGACCGCGCGATCCAAGGGAACCTCGACCCCGCCGACCTCATGGGGCCCGCCGAGACCGCCGTTTCCGCGGCCGAGAACGTTCTGCGCCGCGCCGGCGGCCGCCCCGGCCACGTCTTCAACCTCGGCCACGGCATCTTCCCGGCCACGCCCGTGGACAACGTGGAGGCCGTGATCGAGACCGTCCACCGCTGGAAGGTGGGCGCATGACGCGCCTTGGCGTGCTCCTCACCTCGTACGGCAGCGCCTCGGGCCTCGGCGACGTCCCCCGCTACCTCGAGCACATCCTCGGGAAGCCCCCCACGACCGCGCAGGTCGAGGGTCTGCGCGCGCGATACGCGGCCCTTGGCGGCACGACGCCCCTCCACGAGACGACGCGCCGGCAGGCCGAGCTCCTGCGCGCGGAGCTCGCCTCGCGCGGCGACTTCCGGGTGGCCGTGGGCATGAAGCACTCCGAGCCGTTCATCTCCGACGCTGCGCGCGAATTGTGCGAGGCCGGCGTCGAGCGGGGCGTCGTCGTGCCGCTGGCTCCGCAGGATTCGCGCATGAGCGTGGGCGGCTACCACAAGTCCGCCCGCGAGGCGCTTGCGTCGTTGCCCGGCGCGCCGCCGTTTTCCTACGTGAGCGGATTTGCCACGCACCCGCTTCTCGTCCAAGCGTGGGCCGACCGCGTCGAGACCGCGTGGGTGAGCCTGCCCGGGCCCGCGCGCGAGACGGCGACGGTCCTCTTCACGGCGCACAGCCTCCCGCAGCGCGTGCTCGAGTGGAACGATCCGTACCCCGGCGAGGTCCGGCGCACGTGCGAGGCGATCGCGCAGGCGGCCGGCCTCCCGCGCTGGAGGCAGGCTTACCAGTCGGCCGTCCCGGGTTCGCCGTGGCTGGGCCCGGACGTCCTGGACGAGCTCTCGCGATTGGCCGAAGAAGGCGCGCGAACGGTCGTCGTGGCGCCCATCGGATTCGTGTCCGACCACCTCGAGACGCTCTACGATCTCGACATCGAGGCCAAGGCCCGCGCCGAGAAGCTGGGGCTGCGATTCCTGCGTTGCCGCGCGCTCAACGACGACCCGCGATTCGTCCGCTTGCTGGCCGACGTCGCGATGCAGGGCCTCACGGGACCGTGAAGGTCTCGCGGTCCTCGATGCGCGGCGCGCCGCCGGCCACGTTGAGCCGCGCGATCGCCGTGTACGTCCCGCTCGGGACCCGCTCGCCGTCGAGCGTGCCGTCCCACGGAACGTTCTCCTCGACCGACTGGCGCGGCTCGAACCGGCGCTCGTTGATGACGCACGGCCCGAAGAGGGCGCGGTCGATCGGGCGCTCCTCCCCTCGCACGACGACGAAGATCCGTATGGACTCGGCCGGGCAGCCGGGATGATCGTAGACGAAGGCGGACGTTCCG includes the following:
- the hemE gene encoding uroporphyrinogen decarboxylase; this translates as MNDRLLRALSRKPVDATPVWFMRQAGRYLPEYRELRAKHDLFAMMRTPELSAEATLLPVRRYDFDAAVMFSDISLPLMTAGLSVTIEPNQGPILANPVRTPEDVSRLQPVHLQRDLGFVFDTIRILRKELDVPLVGFAGAPFTLATYAIEGKGGRDMATTRAFAVKHPHAFADLLAYFSDVVARFLVEQHRAGAQAVQLFDSWAGVLNERTYREHVLPHTAPIFMTLKEEACPTIHFGTGNPALHRAMREAGGDCVSVDWRTGLDEAWSAIGHDRAIQGNLDPADLMGPAETAVSAAENVLRRAGGRPGHVFNLGHGIFPATPVDNVEAVIETVHRWKVGA
- the hemH gene encoding ferrochelatase codes for the protein MTRLGVLLTSYGSASGLGDVPRYLEHILGKPPTTAQVEGLRARYAALGGTTPLHETTRRQAELLRAELASRGDFRVAVGMKHSEPFISDAARELCEAGVERGVVVPLAPQDSRMSVGGYHKSAREALASLPGAPPFSYVSGFATHPLLVQAWADRVETAWVSLPGPARETATVLFTAHSLPQRVLEWNDPYPGEVRRTCEAIAQAAGLPRWRQAYQSAVPGSPWLGPDVLDELSRLAEEGARTVVVAPIGFVSDHLETLYDLDIEAKARAEKLGLRFLRCRALNDDPRFVRLLADVAMQGLTGP